Proteins from a genomic interval of Amycolatopsis sp. cg13:
- a CDS encoding TetR family transcriptional regulator, whose protein sequence is MTERPNLRDRRRQETRVDISWAAVRLTVERGLSNVTIEEIARAAGVSPRTVNNYFSSKAEAIVARHQDRARGIADHLRARPAAEPLWTALREASLAQLDDDRGTAPGETGGPQWTAGVRVMIAEPALAGEFLKANVAAEESLAEAIAERLDADVHDLRVQLIATTAGGVLRAVIQEWLRTDPPAEMSTIVHQAFDTLAEVLP, encoded by the coding sequence ATGACCGAGCGCCCGAACCTGCGAGACCGCCGCCGCCAAGAGACCCGGGTCGACATCTCCTGGGCGGCAGTCCGGCTCACAGTCGAGCGCGGCCTGTCGAACGTGACCATCGAGGAAATCGCCCGCGCGGCGGGAGTTTCACCGCGCACCGTCAACAATTACTTCTCCAGCAAAGCCGAAGCGATCGTCGCGCGGCACCAGGACCGGGCTCGCGGGATCGCTGATCACCTCCGCGCGCGCCCGGCGGCGGAACCGCTGTGGACCGCGCTGCGGGAGGCCTCGCTGGCGCAACTCGACGACGATCGCGGCACCGCTCCCGGCGAAACCGGCGGTCCACAGTGGACAGCCGGGGTCCGGGTCATGATCGCGGAACCCGCATTGGCCGGCGAATTCCTCAAAGCCAACGTCGCGGCCGAAGAATCGCTGGCCGAAGCGATCGCGGAACGCCTCGACGCGGACGTCCACGACCTCCGCGTCCAGCTCATCGCCACCACCGCGGGCGGCGTGCTGCGCGCGGTCATCCAGGAATGGCTGCGCACCGACCCGCCCGCGGAGATGTCCACCATCGTGCACCAGGCGTTCGACACCCTCGCCGAGGTGCTTCCCTGA
- a CDS encoding FAD-dependent monooxygenase, with product MSAVVIAGAGPNGLMLAAELCLAGVRPLVLERLAEPDGVRRANGLVGQVVPLLHRRGLFEKLTGTPEPVPAPRFVFGAFPIEFADLPRNPMYLLPKPQHELEQTLIEHVRALGAELRRGHEITGFTQDENSVTVQVQGPDGPYEIAADYLVGADGGRSTVRKLAGIDFPGVTWDESVSRSANVRLPQSFVDPATGGLKLETGVIPPFLHHRTETGVFVFAPFDPANPAVSTSERGGAGDFAEDDPLTMEELRASVRRILGVDLPLEPPSGPGPFLLRRLTGGNTRIAETYRRGRVLLVGDAAHVHSSIGGPGLNLGLQDAANLGWKLAAEVQGWAPPGLLDSYEAERRPVSERVVMHTQAQSALVAPGPEVTALRDFFTELLSYPDARQHVADLMSGADIHYGTDPSNGRWAPDLPLADPGPLTAAYQAARPVLLDLTPGATLADAAAPWHNRVTTVSTTATGDAPTALLIRPDGYVAWSSTDAEPDVEALQTALTQWFGAPVRSAVSSPR from the coding sequence ATGTCCGCCGTCGTCATCGCGGGCGCCGGGCCGAACGGCCTGATGCTCGCCGCCGAACTCTGCCTTGCCGGAGTCCGCCCCCTCGTCCTGGAGCGGCTCGCCGAACCCGACGGAGTGCGCCGTGCCAACGGTCTCGTCGGCCAGGTCGTGCCGCTGCTGCACCGGCGCGGGCTGTTCGAGAAACTCACCGGCACCCCTGAACCGGTGCCTGCGCCACGGTTCGTCTTCGGCGCTTTTCCGATCGAATTCGCCGATCTGCCCCGAAACCCGATGTATCTCCTGCCCAAGCCGCAGCACGAGCTTGAGCAGACCCTGATCGAGCATGTCCGCGCGCTCGGCGCCGAACTCCGCCGCGGCCACGAAATCACCGGCTTCACCCAGGACGAGAACTCGGTGACTGTGCAGGTGCAAGGACCGGACGGGCCCTACGAAATCGCCGCCGACTACCTCGTCGGCGCGGACGGCGGGCGCAGCACCGTGCGCAAGCTCGCCGGGATCGACTTCCCTGGCGTCACCTGGGACGAATCGGTGTCCCGCAGCGCGAATGTCCGGCTCCCGCAGTCATTCGTCGACCCCGCGACCGGTGGGCTGAAGCTGGAAACCGGCGTCATCCCGCCGTTCCTGCACCACCGGACGGAAACCGGGGTGTTCGTGTTCGCGCCGTTCGACCCGGCGAACCCGGCCGTGTCGACCAGCGAACGAGGCGGCGCAGGCGATTTCGCCGAGGACGATCCGCTGACCATGGAAGAACTGCGCGCGAGCGTGCGGCGGATACTCGGCGTCGACCTGCCGCTCGAACCGCCGTCCGGCCCCGGCCCGTTCCTGCTGCGCAGGCTGACCGGCGGCAACACCAGGATCGCCGAGACCTACCGGCGAGGCCGGGTGCTGCTGGTCGGCGACGCGGCCCACGTGCACTCCTCGATCGGCGGGCCGGGGCTGAACCTCGGCCTGCAGGACGCGGCGAACCTCGGGTGGAAGCTCGCCGCGGAGGTCCAAGGCTGGGCTCCGCCGGGGCTGCTCGACAGCTACGAGGCCGAACGCCGTCCGGTGAGCGAGCGCGTCGTGATGCACACCCAGGCGCAGAGCGCGCTCGTCGCGCCCGGGCCGGAAGTCACCGCACTGCGCGATTTCTTCACCGAACTGCTGTCCTATCCGGACGCCCGGCAGCACGTCGCCGACCTGATGTCCGGGGCGGACATCCACTACGGCACCGACCCGAGCAACGGCCGCTGGGCTCCCGACCTGCCGCTCGCCGACCCAGGCCCGCTCACTGCCGCTTACCAAGCCGCGCGCCCAGTGCTGCTCGACCTGACACCCGGTGCCACACTCGCCGATGCGGCCGCGCCGTGGCACAACCGCGTGACCACCGTGTCCACCACGGCAACGGGAGACGCACCCACCGCGCTGCTCATCCGCCCGGACGGTTACGTCGCCTGGTCCTCCACCGACGCCGAACCAGACGTCGAGGCGCTCCAAACCGCTCTCACGCAGTGGTTCGGCGCACCGGTCAGGTCAGCCGTGTCGTCGCCACGTTGA
- a CDS encoding sigma-70 family RNA polymerase sigma factor, translated as MAGFRARHRRAVADEALVRALFEEHGRAMLAYATRLLGDRAAAEDVVQEALVRAWRSPDSLVNGRGSVRGWLLTVVRNLVIDRFRAKEARPQEVAESPASGPVERDHADQVVDSMVVLAALDGLSPEHREVLEQMYLQGRSVAEAAERLGIPPGTVKSRSYYGLRALREEFRRAEGVAG; from the coding sequence ATGGCCGGGTTCAGGGCTCGTCATCGGCGGGCGGTTGCGGACGAGGCGCTGGTCCGGGCGCTTTTCGAGGAGCACGGGCGCGCGATGCTCGCCTATGCCACCCGGCTGCTCGGCGATCGCGCGGCGGCGGAGGATGTGGTGCAGGAGGCGCTCGTCCGCGCGTGGCGCAGTCCGGACAGTCTGGTCAACGGGCGCGGGTCGGTGCGCGGCTGGTTGCTCACCGTCGTGCGGAACCTCGTGATCGACCGGTTCCGGGCCAAGGAGGCGCGGCCGCAGGAGGTGGCCGAGTCTCCGGCGAGCGGGCCGGTCGAGCGGGATCACGCCGATCAGGTCGTCGACTCGATGGTGGTGCTCGCCGCGCTGGACGGGCTTTCCCCGGAGCATCGCGAGGTGCTCGAGCAGATGTATCTGCAGGGGCGGAGCGTCGCGGAAGCGGCTGAGCGGCTCGGGATTCCTCCGGGCACGGTGAAGTCCCGCTCGTATTACGGGTTGCGGGCGTTGCGGGAAGAGTTCCGGCGAGCGGAAGGAGTGGCCGGATGA
- a CDS encoding class I SAM-dependent methyltransferase, whose protein sequence is MTSAAENYLREYHDRKPDAMSVLIESGRVTGDGRTSYEVLADRVAPARRVLDLGCGDGALLAVFARGGAERLAGVDLSSGQLALAQQRPELAGAELRHGRAQELPFEDDSFDAVVSHMAFMLMDNPEEVAAEVARMLAPGGKFAVVVGGPEATGATPVFLELARPLFREVPEERRATYTAERRTSHREGIDEVLAPAGFAPVSWEPYEIDLTAAPDEVWTLCCESYYSTDTLDDAQLSRLRAAFLAETEPLRTADGRLPAGLCVNLAKTELLT, encoded by the coding sequence ATGACCTCCGCCGCGGAGAACTACCTGCGCGAGTACCACGATCGCAAACCGGACGCGATGTCCGTGCTGATCGAATCCGGCCGGGTGACCGGGGACGGCCGGACGAGTTACGAGGTGCTGGCCGATCGCGTCGCGCCCGCGCGCCGGGTGCTCGACCTCGGCTGCGGCGACGGTGCGCTGCTGGCCGTTTTCGCCCGTGGCGGCGCGGAAAGGCTTGCTGGCGTTGACCTGTCTTCGGGTCAGCTCGCGCTCGCACAGCAGCGACCCGAGTTGGCCGGTGCGGAGTTGCGGCACGGACGGGCGCAGGAACTGCCGTTCGAGGACGACAGCTTCGACGCGGTCGTGTCGCATATGGCGTTCATGCTCATGGACAACCCCGAGGAAGTCGCCGCCGAGGTCGCGAGGATGCTGGCTCCGGGCGGGAAGTTCGCGGTGGTCGTCGGCGGCCCCGAAGCGACCGGCGCGACTCCCGTGTTCCTCGAATTGGCCCGGCCGTTGTTCCGGGAGGTGCCGGAGGAACGCCGGGCGACTTACACCGCCGAGCGGCGCACATCGCATCGCGAGGGGATTGACGAGGTGCTCGCTCCCGCCGGATTCGCGCCGGTTTCCTGGGAACCGTACGAGATCGACCTGACCGCCGCGCCGGACGAGGTGTGGACGTTGTGCTGTGAATCGTATTACTCGACCGACACCCTCGACGACGCTCAGCTGTCCCGGCTGCGCGCGGCCTTCCTCGCCGAAACCGAGCCGCTGCGCACCGCGGACGGACGGCTTCCGGCGGGGCTTTGCGTCAACCTGGCCAAAACCGAGCTGCTGACGTGA
- a CDS encoding CsbD family protein has product MNDKAENKAEELKGRAKEAVGNATDNEQWQAEGKAEQGKGNLKQAAEKVKDAFKSTKD; this is encoded by the coding sequence GTGAACGACAAAGCCGAGAACAAGGCCGAAGAACTTAAGGGTCGCGCCAAGGAAGCCGTAGGCAACGCCACGGACAACGAGCAGTGGCAGGCCGAAGGCAAGGCGGAGCAGGGCAAGGGCAACCTCAAGCAGGCTGCTGAGAAGGTGAAGGACGCTTTCAAGAGCACCAAGGACTGA
- a CDS encoding carboxymuconolactone decarboxylase family protein: MTTTERLPVQPPRLKMAELAPEAYKAMIRLDAATRHGLDPALRQLVLIRASQLNHCAFCIDMHSKDALAAGESTERIIQLPAWQESKHFYTAKEVAAFELTEAVTVLTDGFVPDEVFARAAEHFEEAELAQLIATITVINAWNRFAVTTRMVPGEYVPGKH, translated from the coding sequence ATGACCACGACAGAACGACTTCCGGTGCAACCGCCCCGCCTCAAGATGGCGGAGCTGGCACCCGAGGCATACAAGGCGATGATCCGTCTCGACGCCGCGACCCGCCACGGCCTCGACCCCGCGCTGCGGCAACTGGTGCTGATCCGCGCGTCGCAGCTCAACCACTGCGCCTTCTGCATCGACATGCACTCGAAGGACGCGCTGGCCGCCGGCGAATCGACCGAGCGCATCATCCAGCTCCCGGCGTGGCAGGAGTCGAAGCACTTCTACACGGCGAAGGAGGTTGCCGCGTTCGAGCTGACCGAAGCGGTCACCGTGCTCACCGACGGCTTCGTGCCCGACGAGGTCTTCGCCCGCGCGGCCGAGCACTTCGAGGAGGCCGAGCTGGCGCAGCTGATCGCGACGATCACGGTGATCAACGCGTGGAACCGGTTCGCCGTCACGACGCGGATGGTGCCTGGCGAATACGTTCCCGGGAAACACTGA
- a CDS encoding class I SAM-dependent methyltransferase: MMTPAEEFLRDYHDRNPAAASELADRGRVDGRSVYEAFADHVGRPGSVLDLGCGDGALLAVLAGRGTGKLAGIDLSAKQLDVARGRAVLADADLRPGRAQELPFEDDSYDAVVSHMALMLMSDVEKVIAETARVLRPGGAFVIGVGGGGTDALEVFLKVARPLFAVVAEDRQIPTSGDPRSRTREGLDALLGPAGFAPVEWHQLLVDLSGPPDAVWQTCHDTYYQVDALDETQLMGLRTAFKVASRSLVAPDGTLPAGALINVATTRLT, from the coding sequence ATGATGACGCCCGCCGAAGAGTTCCTGCGCGACTATCACGACCGGAACCCGGCAGCCGCGTCCGAACTGGCCGATCGGGGCCGCGTTGACGGGCGCTCGGTGTACGAGGCGTTCGCCGACCACGTGGGCCGGCCGGGCAGCGTGCTCGACCTCGGCTGCGGGGACGGCGCGCTGCTGGCCGTGCTCGCCGGTCGCGGCACTGGAAAGCTCGCTGGCATCGACCTTTCCGCGAAGCAGCTGGACGTCGCGCGCGGCCGGGCCGTGCTCGCTGACGCGGACCTGCGGCCGGGCCGCGCGCAGGAGCTGCCGTTTGAGGACGACAGCTACGACGCGGTCGTGTCGCACATGGCGTTGATGCTCATGTCCGACGTCGAGAAGGTGATCGCCGAGACCGCCCGTGTGCTGCGGCCCGGCGGCGCCTTCGTGATCGGCGTCGGCGGCGGCGGAACGGACGCGTTGGAGGTGTTCCTGAAGGTCGCCCGGCCGCTCTTCGCGGTGGTCGCCGAGGACCGCCAGATCCCGACCTCCGGCGACCCGCGCAGCCGCACCCGAGAAGGCCTCGACGCGCTGCTCGGCCCGGCCGGGTTCGCCCCGGTCGAATGGCACCAGCTGCTGGTGGACCTGTCCGGCCCGCCGGATGCGGTCTGGCAGACCTGCCACGACACCTACTACCAGGTCGACGCCCTCGACGAGACGCAGCTGATGGGGTTGCGGACTGCGTTCAAGGTGGCGTCCCGGTCGCTGGTGGCCCCGGACGGCACACTGCCGGCCGGGGCGCTCATCAACGTGGCGACGACACGGCTGACCTGA
- a CDS encoding anti-sigma factor codes for MNTADEHVDLAGYLSGQLASGEQRDVEAHLDGCERCRAEAASLREVQSFLGELPPEALLEGPPVGADLVMQRTVDRVRAESRAQAGRGRSMAVAAAVVVAAAAVGVGVLVGRSSSGPAVAVPTAPPPSSTSVVPGTKVISGASGQARLTASIVPETGWVRVDGSVTGIPAGQKCLLVVIGKDGQRQVAGGWMVSERAARDGAYLYGTAVVDPAQVAAVVIENTAGHRFVEADVS; via the coding sequence ATGAACACTGCCGACGAACACGTCGACCTGGCGGGATACCTGTCCGGTCAGCTCGCCTCGGGCGAGCAGCGCGACGTCGAGGCGCATCTCGACGGCTGCGAGCGCTGCCGGGCCGAGGCCGCGTCTCTGCGCGAGGTGCAGAGTTTCCTCGGCGAATTGCCGCCGGAGGCGTTGCTGGAGGGGCCGCCGGTGGGTGCGGACCTGGTGATGCAGCGGACCGTCGACCGGGTTCGCGCGGAGTCGCGTGCTCAGGCTGGGCGGGGGCGCTCGATGGCGGTCGCCGCGGCGGTCGTGGTGGCCGCGGCCGCGGTGGGTGTCGGGGTGCTGGTGGGGCGCAGCTCGTCGGGGCCCGCGGTCGCGGTGCCGACTGCGCCGCCTCCGTCGTCGACCAGCGTGGTTCCTGGCACGAAGGTCATTTCCGGGGCGAGCGGGCAGGCCCGGCTCACCGCGAGCATCGTTCCGGAGACCGGCTGGGTGCGCGTGGACGGCTCGGTGACCGGCATTCCGGCCGGGCAGAAATGCCTGCTCGTCGTCATCGGCAAGGACGGCCAGCGCCAGGTCGCGGGCGGTTGGATGGTGTCGGAGCGCGCGGCGCGGGACGGCGCGTACCTCTACGGCACGGCGGTCGTCGACCCGGCGCAGGTGGCGGCCGTGGTCATCGAGAACACGGCCGGGCACCGGTTCGTGGAGGCGGACGTCAGCTGA
- a CDS encoding PLP-dependent aminotransferase family protein — protein sequence MRAEWASSLSEDLHLDLRGPRLRDGLMEALRDAIRTGRLAPGAKLPSSRTLGADLGIARNTVAQAYAELVAEGWLTARQGAATRVAPRAEIAPAPTVPKPASRHRIVHDLRPGQPDLSAFPRADWLKAARRAVAVAPDDAFGYGGPYGRPELREALAEYLARTRGVRAHPDQIMISTGTSHSLIVLAEALKQRETPAVAVEAYGLQVHRAHLAKVGLNTPQLPVDGDGAMVERLNDLPDVGAVLLTPSHQFPTGVALHPDRRAAAVDWARRTGGLVLEDDYDGEFRYDRSPVGAMQGLDPEHVIYLGTTSKALAPGLRLGWMVLPPRIARLAAEIKGERDPHSGVLDQLTMAEFITSGSYDRHIRAMRLHYRRRRDQLVAALAEHAPNTRVTGLSAGLQVLVDVPSGEEDAVVQGSAWQGLAMHGLGAFRHPDAPADRDALVIGFSTPSASAWSGALDALCRVLP from the coding sequence GTGCGCGCAGAGTGGGCCAGTTCGCTGAGTGAAGACCTCCACCTCGACCTGCGCGGGCCTCGCCTGCGCGACGGCCTGATGGAGGCCCTGCGCGACGCCATCCGCACCGGACGCCTTGCCCCGGGCGCGAAACTGCCGTCCAGCCGCACGCTCGGCGCGGATCTCGGCATCGCCAGGAACACCGTGGCGCAAGCGTATGCGGAGCTCGTCGCCGAAGGCTGGCTCACCGCACGCCAAGGCGCCGCAACCCGGGTTGCCCCGCGCGCTGAGATCGCGCCCGCGCCGACAGTGCCGAAGCCTGCTTCGCGACACCGGATCGTGCACGACCTACGCCCCGGCCAGCCGGACCTGTCGGCGTTCCCTCGCGCAGACTGGCTTAAGGCCGCGCGCCGTGCCGTAGCCGTGGCACCCGACGACGCATTCGGCTACGGCGGTCCGTACGGCCGCCCAGAGCTGCGCGAAGCCCTCGCCGAGTACCTCGCCCGCACACGCGGCGTACGCGCACACCCGGACCAGATCATGATCAGTACGGGTACGTCGCACAGTCTCATCGTTCTCGCCGAAGCACTGAAGCAGCGAGAGACACCAGCGGTCGCCGTAGAGGCGTACGGACTGCAGGTGCATCGCGCGCATCTCGCCAAGGTCGGCCTGAACACCCCGCAGCTTCCGGTGGACGGCGACGGCGCGATGGTCGAACGCCTCAACGACCTGCCCGACGTGGGCGCGGTATTGCTGACGCCGTCGCACCAGTTCCCCACCGGCGTCGCACTGCATCCGGACCGCCGCGCCGCAGCGGTGGACTGGGCACGCCGAACCGGCGGTCTGGTGCTGGAGGACGACTACGACGGCGAGTTCCGCTACGACCGCAGCCCCGTCGGCGCGATGCAGGGACTCGATCCGGAGCACGTGATTTACCTCGGCACCACCAGCAAAGCGCTCGCCCCGGGCCTGCGGCTGGGCTGGATGGTGCTGCCGCCGCGGATCGCCAGGCTCGCCGCCGAAATCAAGGGCGAACGCGACCCGCACTCCGGCGTGCTCGACCAGCTCACGATGGCCGAATTCATCACTTCGGGCAGCTACGACCGGCATATCCGCGCGATGCGGCTGCACTACCGCCGCCGGCGCGACCAGCTCGTCGCGGCACTGGCCGAGCACGCGCCGAATACGCGGGTGACCGGGCTGTCCGCTGGCTTGCAGGTGCTCGTCGACGTGCCCTCCGGCGAGGAAGACGCCGTGGTGCAAGGGTCCGCGTGGCAGGGGCTGGCCATGCACGGACTCGGCGCGTTCCGGCATCCCGACGCGCCCGCGGACCGCGACGCGCTGGTGATCGGCTTCAGCACGCCGTCGGCGAGCGCGTGGTCGGGCGCGCTGGACGCGTTGTGCCGGGTGCTGCCCTAA
- a CDS encoding FGGY-family carbohydrate kinase, giving the protein MDGEALLGIDVGTTAVKVAAFAPDGRELAAHSAPYPIARPRPGWAEQEPEDWWRATEAALHTVLSGLPAGSVRAAGIVSQVNTHLLVDHDLRALTPAVIWQDQRCAELAAELDARFTDDDKKRIWGGPIVLDASFAGARAAWFAREQPEMWSRARWMMSPKDFIGARLTGRVATDLLSGVRIAGASGYLPEAVALVDGLGDRLPELLAPEEPLGHAAALGDAPVVVGTMDAFGAVLGTRTTEPGRAMVTCGTSLVVAAASHRNESVRGLVTFPPRGDVVVHAGPTQAAGDALRWWSRASGLSVPEVFASAAEGQPGVVFLPHLQGERAPLWDPDLRGSFLGLTSSTSTADLSRAVLTGVAFSARHVLETVEEACGEPLPSVTFSGGGARSDLWTQLHADVLSRPVERLRVHDSAALGAALLGAVGAGRYPDVETAAAATVAVERTFVPETDLTGLYEAYRAAHEGLARVYERLARW; this is encoded by the coding sequence ATGGACGGAGAAGCTCTGCTCGGCATCGACGTCGGCACGACCGCGGTGAAAGTCGCGGCCTTCGCGCCGGACGGCCGGGAACTCGCGGCGCATTCGGCGCCCTACCCGATCGCGCGGCCGCGTCCCGGCTGGGCCGAACAGGAGCCGGAAGACTGGTGGCGCGCAACGGAAGCCGCGCTGCACACCGTCCTTTCCGGACTTCCCGCGGGTTCGGTGCGCGCGGCCGGGATCGTCAGCCAGGTCAACACCCATCTCCTCGTCGACCACGACTTGCGGGCGCTCACCCCGGCAGTGATCTGGCAAGACCAGCGCTGTGCGGAGCTCGCCGCGGAACTCGATGCCCGCTTCACCGACGACGACAAAAAACGCATCTGGGGCGGGCCGATCGTGCTCGATGCGTCGTTCGCGGGTGCGCGGGCCGCGTGGTTCGCCCGCGAGCAACCGGAGATGTGGTCCCGCGCGCGTTGGATGATGAGCCCTAAAGACTTCATCGGAGCCCGGCTCACCGGCCGGGTCGCGACCGACCTGCTGTCCGGCGTGCGCATCGCGGGCGCGTCCGGCTACCTCCCCGAAGCGGTCGCCCTGGTGGACGGACTCGGCGACCGGCTCCCGGAACTGCTCGCTCCCGAGGAACCCCTCGGTCACGCCGCCGCACTGGGCGATGCGCCAGTCGTCGTCGGAACCATGGACGCGTTCGGCGCGGTTCTCGGCACCCGCACCACAGAACCCGGCCGCGCGATGGTCACCTGCGGGACGTCGTTGGTCGTCGCGGCCGCCTCGCACCGGAACGAATCGGTCCGCGGCCTGGTCACCTTCCCGCCGCGCGGCGATGTCGTCGTGCACGCCGGACCGACGCAAGCTGCAGGCGACGCGCTGCGCTGGTGGAGCCGAGCCTCCGGACTGTCCGTGCCGGAAGTGTTCGCATCCGCGGCAGAAGGCCAGCCCGGTGTGGTGTTCCTCCCGCACCTGCAAGGCGAACGCGCGCCGCTGTGGGACCCGGACCTGCGCGGCAGTTTCCTAGGCCTGACCTCGTCCACGAGCACCGCGGACCTGTCCCGAGCCGTACTGACCGGGGTCGCGTTCTCCGCGCGGCACGTGCTGGAAACCGTCGAGGAAGCCTGCGGCGAACCCCTCCCGTCGGTGACGTTCTCCGGCGGCGGCGCACGCAGCGACCTCTGGACACAACTCCACGCCGACGTCCTGTCCCGCCCCGTCGAACGCCTCCGCGTGCACGACAGCGCCGCACTCGGAGCCGCCCTGCTCGGCGCAGTCGGCGCGGGCCGGTACCCGGACGTCGAAACCGCTGCGGCCGCGACCGTCGCCGTCGAGCGAACCTTCGTCCCCGAGACGGACCTGACCGGCCTGTACGAGGCGTATCGCGCGGCGCACGAAGGGCTCGCGAGAGTGTACGAACGGCTGGCGCGATGGTGA
- a CDS encoding molybdopterin-binding protein: MRLSTRNQLTGTVSAVQPGAVMTVVTVQLDGGQSVVASITKDAAEELELEVGKPVTALVKSTEVMLGVE, translated from the coding sequence ATGCGTCTGTCCACTCGCAATCAACTCACCGGCACTGTGTCCGCGGTCCAGCCCGGTGCGGTCATGACCGTGGTCACGGTTCAGCTCGACGGCGGGCAGTCCGTCGTCGCCTCGATCACCAAGGACGCCGCGGAGGAGCTTGAACTCGAGGTCGGCAAGCCGGTGACCGCGCTGGTGAAGTCGACCGAGGTGATGCTCGGCGTCGAGTGA
- a CDS encoding alpha/beta hydrolase family protein yields MASMETLRYGSEPSQFVELHGTPGGRGTAVLLHGGWWRARHDLHQLDPMAADLVAAGWYVANVEYRRIDGDTGGWPQTLDDVLAAIAAVERPAALPTVAIGHSAGGHLALLAGGALSGVVALAPITDVPRARAEELGEGAAGLFLTGDDPAASPIRQVPIGCPQLVVQGDADVRVPVAHSRDYVTAAKAAGDDVDYVELPGVDHFRLIDPSDEPWQPVREWLDRRFS; encoded by the coding sequence ATGGCCAGCATGGAAACCCTCCGCTACGGCAGCGAGCCCAGCCAGTTCGTCGAACTCCACGGGACTCCGGGCGGGCGCGGCACCGCCGTCCTGCTGCACGGCGGATGGTGGCGCGCCCGGCACGACCTGCACCAGCTCGACCCGATGGCGGCCGACCTCGTCGCCGCGGGCTGGTACGTGGCGAACGTCGAATACCGGCGCATCGACGGCGACACCGGCGGCTGGCCGCAAACCCTGGACGACGTGCTCGCCGCGATCGCAGCCGTCGAACGCCCGGCCGCGCTGCCGACAGTCGCGATCGGACACTCCGCGGGCGGACACCTGGCTCTGCTGGCCGGCGGCGCCCTCTCCGGTGTCGTCGCGCTGGCCCCGATCACCGACGTCCCCCGCGCGCGAGCCGAGGAACTGGGCGAAGGCGCCGCCGGACTTTTCCTGACCGGCGACGACCCCGCGGCCTCGCCGATCCGGCAGGTCCCGATCGGCTGCCCGCAACTGGTCGTGCAAGGCGACGCCGACGTCCGGGTGCCGGTCGCGCACAGCCGCGACTACGTGACCGCGGCGAAGGCGGCTGGCGACGACGTGGACTACGTCGAGCTCCCCGGCGTCGACCACTTCCGCCTGATCGATCCGTCAGACGAGCCGTGGCAACCCGTCCGCGAATGGCTTGACCGACGATTCAGCTGA